Proteins co-encoded in one Vidua chalybeata isolate OUT-0048 chromosome 18, bVidCha1 merged haplotype, whole genome shotgun sequence genomic window:
- the ACACB gene encoding acetyl-CoA carboxylase 2 — translation MLPAALLLLAVLLLVWAKMSNSRCEQEKEPEESPAGPPPAARPPARPSPPGQQSPPGQQSPPGRQPPPRAGRAGAEPEQLAVYNPAALRRPALAKFVLGSFDDNSSDDELMATAFRVGRRRSSLAGVGGTVPEPPTVSALLEPGAGIRPSMSGLNLTKRSHKKMDLQRDFSVASPAEFVTRFGGNRVIEKVLIANNGIAAVKCMRSIRRWAYEMFRNERAIRFVVMVTPEDLKANAEYIKMADHYVPVPGGTNNNNYANVELIVDISKRIPVQAVWAGWGHASENHKLPELLQKNGIAFLGPPSDAMWALGDKVASTIVAQTLEIPTLPWSGSGLVAQWSEEDQNHQQAISIPLETYAQGCVKDVEEGLEVAMRIGYPLMIKAAEGGGGKGIRKVEAAEEFSACFRQVQAEAPGSPIFLMQLAQHARHLEVQVLADEYGNAISLFSRDCSIQRRHQKIIEEAPATIAAPAVTEMMEKCAVRLAQMVGYVSAGTVEYLYGEDGSFHFLELNPRLQVEHPCTEMVADVNLPAAQLQIAMGIPLHRIKDIRVLYGESPWGDTPICFHSPSNPPVPRGHVIAARITSENPEEGFKPSSGTVQELNFRSSKNVWGYFSVAAAGGLHEFADSQFGHCFSWGENREEATSNMVVALKELSIRGDFRTTVEYLIKLLETESFQNNEIHTGWLDHLIAEKVQAEKPDTMLGVVCGALNVADAAFRTSMTDFLHTLERGQVLPAASLLNIVDVELLYEGVKYVLQVARQSLTTYVVIMNRTHIEIDVHRLNDGGLLLSYDGCSYTTYMKEEIDRYRITIGNKTCTFEKEKDPTVLRSPCAGKLLQYMVEDGGHVDEGKVYAEIEVMKIIMTLAVEEAGQLHYVKRPGALLEAGCVIARLQLDDPSKVKPAQPFTGGLPVQQTLPITGEKQHQVLRNVLDNLTNIMNGYCLPEPYFKTKVKEWVAQLMKTLRDPALPLLELQEIMTSISGRIPLAVEKSIRKVMAQYASNITSVLCRFPSQQIANVLDTHAATLQRKAEREVFFMNTQSLVQLVQRYRSGIRGYMKAVVLDLLRRYLQVETQFQHAHYDKCVISLREQCKPNMTPVLESIFSHAQVAKKNQLVIMLIDQLCGRDPTLTDELTTILHELTQLSKTEHSKVALRARQVLIASHMPSYELRHNQVESIFISAIDMYGHEYCPENLKKLILSETSIFDVLPVFFYHTNKVVRMAALEVYVRRGYIAYELHSLQHQQLSDGTCLVEFKFMLPSSHPNRISVPISISNPDLARHSTELFMDSGFSPTSQRMGVMVAFRRFEDFTRNFDEVILCFANSPSDSGLLSDAQATTYDEEDTKNIREEPIHILNIALCSADHMEDEKLVPIFRAFAQSKKNILVERGLRRITFLIAQQREFPKFFTFRARDEFAEDRIYRHLEPALAFQLELSRMRNFDLTAIPCANHKMHLYLGAARVQAGAEATDYRFFIRAIVRHSDLITKEASFEYLQNEGERLLLEAMDELEVAFNNTIVRTDCNHIFLNFVPTVIMDPSKIEESVRSMVMRYGSRLWKLRVLQAEVKINIRLTPTATAIPIRLFLTNESGYYLDISLYKEVRDPSTGSIMFQSYGDKHGPQHGMLINTPYVTKDLLQAKRFQAQSLGTTYVYDFPEMFRQALFKLWGSSDLYPKDILTYTELVLDSQGHLVQMNRVPGGNEVGMVAFKMKLKTPEYPKGRDIVLICNDITHKIGSFGPEEDLVFLRASELARAEGIPRIYIAANSGARIGFADEIKHMFQVAWVDPAEPYKGFRYLYLTPQDYTRISTMNSVRCEHVEEGGESRYVLLDIIGKDNGFGVENLRAAGTIAGESSRAYDEIVTISMVTCRAIGIGAYLVRLGQRVIQVENSHIILTGVTALNKVLGREVYTSNNQLGGVQIMHNNGVSHVTVPDDFEGVYTILQWLSYIPKDNQSPVPVTAISDPVEREIDFVPSKVPYDPRWMLAGRPHPTLKGTWQSGFFDQGSFMEIMKPWAQTVVVGRARLGGLPVGVIAVETRTVEVTIPADPANLDSEAKIIQQAGQVWFPDSAFKTAQAIRDFNREHLPLMIFANWRGFSSGMKDMYDQMLKFGAFIVDSLRDFKQPVLVYIPPHAELRGGSWVVIDSTINPLHVELYADKESRGGILEPGGTVEIKFRKKDLVKTMRRIDTVYAKLVEQLGTPELSEAQRKQLEKQLKAREELLLPVYHQVAVRFADLHDTPGRMQEKGVITDILEWKSARSFLYWRLRRLLLEEMVKGEVLKANSELSHIHIQSMLRRWFMETEGAEKGYLWDNNQVVVEWLEKHMQEEDSSQSAIRENIKYLKRDYILKHIRSLLQANPELTMDCIVQMAQHITGPQKAQVAHLLSRVDTDDPS, via the exons ATGCTGCCGGCTGCGCTGCTCCTGCTCGCTGTGCTGCTGCTCGTTTGGGCCAAAATGTCCAACTCGCGGTGCGAGCAGGAGAAGGAGCCGGAGGAgagccccgcggggccgccccccgcAGCCAGGCCCCCGGCGCGGCCGAGCCCCCCGGGCCAGCAGAGCCCCCCGGGCCAGCAGAGCCCCCCGGGCCggcagccgccgccgcgggccgggcgggcgggcgcggagccggAGCAGCTCGCCGTGTACAACCCCGCGGCGCTGCGCCGCCCGGCCCTCGCCAAGTTCGTGCTGGGCTCCTTCGACGACAACTCCTCCGATGATGAGCTGATGGCCACGGCCTTCAGGGTGGGCCGGCGGCGCAGCAGCCTGGCCGGGGTGGGGGGTACCGTCCCCGAGCCCCCCACGGTGAGCGCCCTTCTGGAGCCCGGCGCCGGCATCAG GCCCAGCATGTCGGGGCTGAACCTGACGAAGAGGAGCCACAAGAAGATGGACCTGCAGCGGGATTTTTCCGTTGCCTCCCCAGCCGAGTTCGTGACCCGCTTTGGGGGCAACCGTGTCATCGAGAAG gtCCTCATCGCCAACAATGGCATCGCTGCTGTGAAGTGCATGCGCTCCATCCGCCGCTGGGCCTACGAGATGTTCCGCAATGAGCGCGCCATTCGCTTCGTGGTCATGGTCACCCCCGAGGACCTCAAGGCTAACGCAG AGTACATCAAGATGGCAGATCACTACGTGCCAGTCCCTGGAGgaaccaacaacaacaactatGCCAACGTGGAGCTGATCGTGGACATTTCCAAACGGATCCCAGTCCAG GCGGTGTGGGCTGGCTGGGGACACGCCTCAGAGAACCAcaagctgccagagctgctgcagaaaaacgGGATAGCTTTCCTAG GTCCCCCCAGTGATGCCATGTGGGCGCTGGGGGACAAAGTCGCCTCCACCATTGTGGCTCAGACCCTGGAGATCCCCACACTGCCGTGGAGTGGGAGTG GTCTGGTGGCTCAGTGGTCTGAGGAGGACCAGAATCATCAGCAGGCCATCAGCATCCCCCTGGAGACGTACGCACAGGGCTGCGTGAAGGACGTGGAGGAAGGCCTGGAG GTGGCCATGAGGATCGGCTACCCCCTGATGATCAAGGCAGCAGAAGGTGGCGGGGGCAAAGGCATCCGAAAAgtggaggcagcagaggaatTTAGTGCCTGTTTCCGGCAG GTGCAGGCGGAGGCGCCGGGATCCCCCATTTTCCTGATGCAGCTGGCGCAGCACGCGCGGCACCTGGAGGTGCAGGTCCTGGCAGATGAGTACGGCAACGCCATCTCCCTCTTCAGCCGGGACTGCTCCATCCAGCGCCGCCACCAGAAGATCATTGAGGAGGCACCCGCCACCATCGCTGCCCCCGCTGTCACCGAGATGATGGAGAAG TGCGCTGTCCGCCTGGCCCAGATGGTTGGGTACGTCAGTGCAGGCACCGTGGAGTATCTGTACGGGGAGGACGGGAGCTTCCACTTCCTGGAGCTGAACCCCCGGCTGCAGGTGGAGCACCCGTGCACGGAGATGGTGGCGGACGTGAACCTCCcggctgcccagctgcag ATTGCAATGGGCATCCCCTTGCACAGGATAAAAGACATCCGGGTGCTGTATGGGGAGAGCCCCTGGGGGGACACCCCCATCTGCTTCCACAGCCCCTCCAACCCCCCCGTGCCCAGGGGCCACGTCATTGCTGCCCGGATCACCAGCGAGAACCCCGAGGAG GGTTTCAAGCCCAGCTCGGGGACGGTGCAGGAGCTGAACTTCCGCAGCAGCAAGAATGTCTGGGGGTACTTCAGCGTGGCAGCAGCCGGGGGGCTGCACGAATTTGCTGATTCCCAGTTTGGACACTGCTTCTCATGGGGAGAGAACCGGGAGGAGGCCACCTC GAACATGGTGGTGGCCCTGAAGGAGCTGTCTATCCGTGGGGATTTCCGGACCACAGTGGAGTACCTGATCAAGCTGCTGGAGACAGAGAGCTTCCAGAACAACGAGATACACACGGGCTGGCTGGACCACCTGATCGCCGAGAAAGTGCAG GCAGAGAAGCCAGACACGATGCTGGGGGTTGTCTGTGGTGCCCTGAACGTGGCAGATGCTGCTTTCAGAACGTCCATGACTGACTTCCTGCACACGCTGGAGAG GGgccaggtgctgccagcagcctctcTGCTGAACATCGTTGATGTGGAGCTCCTCTATGAGGGTGTGAAGTACGTTCTGCAG GTGGCCCGCCAGTCGCTGACCACCTACGTGGTCATCATGAACCGCACGCACATCGAGATCGACGTGCACCGGCTCAACGACggggggctgctgctctcctacGACGGCTGCAGCTACACCACCTACATGAAAGAGGAGATCGACAG GTACCGGATCACCATCGGCAACAAAACGTGCACCTTCGAGAAGGAGAAGGACCCGACGGTGCTGCGCTCGCCCTGCGCGGGGAAGCTGCTGCAGTACATGGTGGAGGACGGCGGCCACGTGGACGAGGGGAAGGTTTATGCGGAGATCGAG gtgATGAAGATCATCATGACGCTGGCGGTGGAGGAGGCGGGGCAGCTGCACTACGTCAAGCGGCCGGGAGCGCTGCTGGAGGCCGGCTGTGTCATCGCCCGGCTCCAGCTCGATGATCCCTCCAAAGTGAAGCCT GCACAGCCATTCACAGGGGGGCTCCCAGTCCAGCAGACCCTCCCCATCACTGGTGAGAAGCAGCACCAGGTTCTCCGCAACGTGCTGGACAACCTGACCAACATCATGAATGGCTACTGCCTGCCCGAGCCCTACTTCAAGAccaag GTGAAGGAATGGGTGGCACAGCTGATGAAGACCCTGCGggaccctgccctgcccctgctggagctgcaggagatcATGACGAGCATTTCGGGACGAATCCCGCTGGCCGTGGAGAAGTCCATCCGGAAGGTGATGGCGCAGTACGCCAGCAACATCACCTCCGTGCTCTGCCGCTTCCCCAGCCAGCAG ATTGCCAACGTGCTGGACACCCACGCAGCCACGCTGCAGAGGAAGGCTGAGCGGGAAGTCTTCTTCATGAACACACAGAGCCTGGTGCAGCTGGTGCAGAG GTACCGCAGCGGCATCCGGGGCTACATGAAGGCAGTGGTGCTGGACCTGCTCAGGCGCTATCTGCAAGTGGAGACGCAGTTCCAGCATG CTCACTACGACAAGTGTGTCATCAGCCTGCGGGAGCAATGCAAACCCAACATGACCCCCGTGCTGGAGAGCATCTTCTCCcatgcccaggtggccaagaagaaCCAGCTGGTGATCATGTTAATT GACCAGCTGTGTGGCCGTGACCCCACGCTGACAGATGAGCTGACGACCATCCTCCACGAGCTGACACAGCTCAGCAAGACCGAGCACTCCAAAGTGGCGCTGAGAGCCCGGCAG GTGCTCATTGCCTCTCACATGCCCTCCTACGAGCTGCGGCACAACCAGGTTGAGTCCATCTTCATCTCTGCTATCGACATGTACGGACATGAGTACTGCCCTGAGAACCTAAAG AAACTGATCCTGTCAGAAACCTCCATCTTTGATGTGCTTCCCGTGTTCTTCTACCACACCAACAAGGTGGTGCGCATGGCAGCGCTGGAG GTGTACGTGCGGCGGGGGTACATCGCCTATGAgctgcacagcctgcagcaccagcagctctctgaTGGCACCTGCCTCGTGGAGTTCAAGTTCATGCTGCCCTCTTCCCACCCCAACAG GATATCCGTCCCTATCAGCATCTCCAACCCTGACCTGGCCCGGCACAGCACCGAGCTCTTCATGGACAGTGGCTTTTCCCCCACGAGCCAGAGGATGGGAGTCATGGTGGCCTTCCGCAGATTTGAGGACTTCACAAG GAACTTTGATGAAGTGATCTTGTGCTTTGCCAACTCCCCGTCGGACAGCGGGCTCCTCAGTGATGCACAGGCCACCACCTACGATGAGGAGGACACCAAG AACATCCGTGAGGAGCCAATCCACATCCTCAACATCGCACTCTGCTCGGCTGACCACATGGAAGACGAGAAGCTGGTGCCCATCTTCAGAGCCTTTGCCCAGTCCAAG AAAAATATCCTCGTTGAACGGGGTCTCCGGAGAATCACATTCCTCATTGCCCAGCAG AGAGAATTCCCAAAGTTTTTCACGTTCAGGGCCAGAGATGAG TTCGCAGAGGATCGGATCTACCGGCACCTGGAGCCGGCGCTCGCcttccagctggagctgagccgCATGCGCAACTTCGACCTGACGGCCATCCCCTGTGCCAACCACAAGATGCACCTGTACCTGGGGGCTGCCAGGGTGCAGGCGGGCGCCGAGGCCACCGACTACCGCTTCTTCATCCGCGCCATCGTGCGCCACTCCGACCTCATCACCAAG GAGGCTTCCTTCGAGTACCTGCAGAACGAGGGCGAGCGGCTGCTCCTGGAGGCCATGGATGAGCTGGAGGTGGCCTTCAACAACACCATTGTGCGCACTGACTGCAACCACATCTTCCTCAACTTCGTGCCCACTGTCATCATGGACCCGTCCAAG ATCGAGGAGTCGGTGCGCTCCATGGTGATGCGCTACGGCAGCCGCCTCTGGAAGCTGCGGGTGCTGCAGGCTGAGGTGAAGATCAACATCCGCCTGACACCCACTGCCACCGCCATCCCCATCCGCCTCTTCCTCACCAACGAGTCCGGATATTACCTGGACATCAGCCTCTACAAGGAAGTGAGGGACCCCAGCACCGGCAGC aTCATGTTCCAGTCATATGGGGACAAGCACGGGCCGCAGCACGGGATGCTCATCAACACCCCCTATGTCACCAAGGACCTGCTTCAGGCCAAGCGGTTCCAGGCACAGTCCTTGGGCACCACCTACGTGTACGACTTCCCAGAGATGTTCAGGCAG GCTCTCTTCAAGCTGTGGGGCTCCTCGGACCTGTATCCCAAAGACATCTTGACCTACACTGAGCTGGTCCTGGACTCTCAGGGGCACCTCGTGCAGATGAACAGGGTCCCTGGAGGGAACGAG GTGGGGATGGTTGCTTTCAAAATGAAGCTGAAGACCCCCGAGTACCCCAAAGGCCGGGACATTGTGCTCATCTGCAACGACATCACACACAAGATTGGCTCCTTTGGGCCTGAGGAGGACCTGGTGTTCCTGAGGGCCTCGGAGCTGGCGCGAGCCGAGGGCATCCCCCGCATCTACATCGCCGCCAACAGCGGCGCCCGCATCGGCTTCGCTGACGAGATCAAGCACATGTTCCAGGTGGCCTGGGTGGACCCAGCTGAGCCCTACAAG ggGTTCAGGTACCTGTACCTCACTCCCCAGGACTACACGAGGATCAGCACCATGAACTCGGTGCGCTGTGAGCACGTGGAGGAAGGTGGAGAGTCCAG GTATGTCCTGCTGGACATCATTGGGAAGGACaatggatttggggtggaaaacCTGAGAGCTGCTGGTACCATTGCTGGGGAGTCCTCCCGTGCCTATGATGAAATAGTGACCATCAGCATG gtgacctGTCGTGCCATCGGGATCGGTGCCTACCTGGTGAGGCTGGGCCAGCGAGTCATCCAGGTGGAGAACTCCCACATCATCCTCACGGGTGTCACGGCTCTCAACAAG GTGCTGGGACGGGAGGTTTACACATCCAACAACCAGCTGGGAGGAGTGCAGATCATGCACAACAACGGCGTTTCCCATGTCACTGTCCCAGATGACTTTGAGGGGGTCTACACCATCCTGCAGTGGCTCTCATACATACCCAAG GATAACCAGAGCCCAGTGCCTGTCACTGCCATAAGTGACCCTGTTGAAAGAGAAATTGATTTTGTCCCTTCCAAAGTCCCCTATGACCCCAGGTGGATGCTGGCAGGGAGACCCCATCCAA ctctcaAAGGGACCTGGCAGAGCGGCTTCTTCGACCAGGGCAGCTTCATGGAGATCATGAAGCCGTGGGCTCAGACCGTTGTGGTTGGCAGAGCGAG ACTGGGAGGTCTCCCCGTGGGCGTCATCGCTGTTGAGACCCGCACCGTGGAGGTGACAATACCCGCTGACCCTGCCAACCTGGACTCAGAGGCAAAG ATAATCCAGCAGGCTGGACAGGTCTGGTTCCCCGactctgcttttaaaacagcCCAGGCCATTCGGGACTTCAACCGGGAACACCTCCCGCTGATGATCTTTGCCAACTGGAGAGGCTTCTCCAGCGGCATGAAAG ACATGTACGACCAGATGCTGAAGTTTGGCGCCTTCATCGTGGACAGCCTGCGGGACTTCAAGCAGCCTGTCCTGGTGTACATCCCCCCTCACGCGGAGCTGCGCGGCGGCTCCTGGGTGGTCATCGACTCCACCATCAACCCCCTGCACGTGGAGCTCTACGCCGACAAGGAGAGCAG GGGAGGCATTTTGGAGCCTGGAGGAACAGTGGAGATCAAGTTCAGAAAGAAGGATTTGGTGAAGACCATGAGAAGGATCGATACAGTCTATGCCAAGCTTGTTGAACAACTGG GGACCCCCGAGCTGTCGGAGGCGCAGCGcaagcagctggagaagcagctgaaggcgcgggaggagctgctgctgcccgtgTACCACCAGGTGGCCGTGCGCTTCGCAGACCTGCACGACACCCCGGGCCGCATGCAGGAGAAAGGGGTCATCACG GACATCCTGGAGTGGAAGAGCGCCCGCTCCTTCCTCTACTGGCGGCtgcggcggctgctgctggaggagatggTGAAGGGGGAGGTGCTGAAGGCCAACAGCGAGCTCAGCCACATCCACATCCAGTCCATGCTGCGGCGCTGGTTCATGGAGACGGAAGGAGCTGAGAAG GGATACCTCTGGGACAACAACCAGGTGGTGGTGGAGTGGCTGGAGAAGCACATGCAGGAGGAAGACAGCAGCCAGTCAGCCATCAGGGAGAACATCAAGTACCTGAAGCGTGACTACATCCTCAAGCACATCCGGAG CTTGCTCCAGGCCAACCCCGAGCTGACCATGGACTGCATCGTGCAGATGGCTCAGCACATCACCGGGCCACAGAAGGCCCAGGTCGCCCATCTCCTGTCCAGGGTGGACACTGATGATCCCTCCTGA